The proteins below are encoded in one region of Lactuca sativa cultivar Salinas chromosome 3, Lsat_Salinas_v11, whole genome shotgun sequence:
- the LOC111917172 gene encoding F-box/LRR-repeat protein At5g02910-like, protein MTAEEDRLNSLPDEIIHKILSFISLREAVGASVLSSRWRRIWTSMPYLNFSIQDLFPQFVSKVLSRCNNQTQVDSVKLVVGVPFHDESFKKILHHAFSHSVQQLSITCSIGSRLSLYSPWSIEDLLLSTGALSASSLFMEKPIHDIPSLTTLHLDEITLSDKCTDLFSKFTNLNNLSLCTLTLEQTYWRLEAIKVVAPQLKNLSIKFCSGKSLMKISAPGLTSLVIKGGCRIHQLSTQGFPSLENADLCIFRPTKADAHKIVCLLQKLHNVKFLTLNLEILELLTSSVEPISHQHSPFGNLKILKFLTSYPTTVYMEVQPYENVTTSTEIKNTLQDSFPSAIFTTISCEEIRGMRNIVCAQQLIAELRMLLEKCKALGYTNKARMGHTNAAMESCKTQVNKQ, encoded by the exons ATGACTGCAGAAGAGGATAGACTCAACAGTTTGCCAGATGAAATTATCCATAAAATCCTCTCTTTTATTAGCTTGAGAGAAGCTGTTGGAGCGAGTGTTTTGTCATCCAGATGGAGGCGTATCTGGACTTCAATGCCCTATCTCAATTTCTCAATTCAGGATTTATTTCCTCAATTTGTTTCCAAGGTTCTTTCTCGCTGCAATAATCAAACACAAGTGGATTCAGTCAAACTTGTCGTTGGGGTACCTTTTCACGATGAATCATTCAAAAAAATTCTTCACCACGCATTCTCTCACAGTGTCCAACAACTGTCAATTACATGTAGCATTGGATCCCGTCTTTCTCTCTATAGTCCATGGTCAATCGAAGATCTCCTTTTGAGTACTGGAGCTCTTTCTGCATCTTCTCTCTTTATGGAGAAACCAATCCACGACATCCCATCTTTAACCACATTGCATCTTGATGAAATCACATTGTCTGATAAATGCACTGATCTTTTCTCcaaattcaccaacttaaataATCTTTCCTTATGTAC TCTCACACTTGAACAGACATACTGGAGGTTGGAGGCTATCAAGGTGGTTGCACCTCAACTCAAGAATCTCAGTATTAAATTCTGTAGTGGgaagagtctgatgaagatttctGCACCTGGGCTTACCTCATTGGTCATCAAAGGTGGTTGTCGTATTCATCAGCTTTCTACACAAGGTTTCCCTTCTTTGGAAAACGCTGATCTCTGTATTTTTCGTCCAACCAAGGCAGATGCTCATAAAATTGTTTGTCTACTTCAAAAGCTCCACAATGTCAAATTTCTTACACTTAACTTGGAGATTCTTGAG CTTCTTACTTCATCCGTGGAACCAATCTCACATCAACATTCTCCATTTGGTAACTTAAAGATCTTAAAGTTTTTAACGAGTTACCCTACAACGGTATACATGGAGGTGCAACCATATGAGAATGTAACTACATCTACTGAAATAAAAAATACCCTGCAAGATAGTTTTCCAAGTGCCATCTTCACAACGATCTCATGTGAG GAGATTAGAGGTATGAGGAATATTGTATGTGCACAACAACTTATTGCAGAATTACGGATGTTACTAGAGAAGTGTAAAGCACTTGGCTATACCAACAAGGCTCGGATGGGACACACCAATGCCGCAATGGAGAGCTGCAAAACACAAGTTAACAAACAGTAG